A single window of Salvia splendens isolate huo1 chromosome 8, SspV2, whole genome shotgun sequence DNA harbors:
- the LOC121746116 gene encoding exopolygalacturonase-like yields MAILNISWSLATLLFSCIALVVTSHTFPPKFFNVVRYGAIGDGTTDNSQAFVKAWKDACAYKGRSRVWIPNGRFLLSSVSFEGSCNGSMAFLLKGSLVAPTDPSSFTDTWIAFRYVSALAVKGGGSLDGQGHSAWHLNDCQSNPHCKPLPVTLRFDFVRNSRVQNIESVNSKSSHFNVFACENLTISHVKLSAPADSPNTDGIHIGSSRSVTITNSLIGTGDDCVSMVSGSQDIKVNDVVCGPGHGISIGSLGRGHEREYVEDITVANCTFIASENGVRIKTWSPSSYSKASNLVFENIIMKNSKNPVVIDQYYCPSPHCYMQGKSSSDVQIEDVTFKNIRGVSSTEVALNLQCSEAMPCKNVKLIDIDLAYEGPGRRATALCSHVIGSSYGKLVPGGCV; encoded by the exons ATGGCAATTTTAAACATTTCTTGGTCACTAGCAACTCTCTTGTTCTCGTGCATTGCACTAGTTGTTACAAGTCACACCTTCCCGCCAAAATTCTTCAACGTTGTTCGCTACGGAGCTATCGGAGATGGCACCACCGACAACTCCCAG GCATTTGTGAAAGCATGGAAAGATGCATGTGCATATAAGGGAAGGAGTAGGGTTTGGATCCCAAATGGGAGATTCTTGTTAAGCTCAGTCTCATTTGAAGGCTCATGCAATGGCTCAATGGCATTTCTCCTCAAAGGGAGCCTCGTGGCCCCCACCGACCCCTCCTCCTTCACCGACACGTGGATCGCCTTTCGCTACGTGTCCGCCCTAGCTGTGAAAGGCGGTGGCTCCCTCGATGGCCAAGGCCATTCCGCCTGGCATCTCAACGATTGCCAAAGCAACCCTCACTGCAAGCCTCTCCCAGTC ACATTGCGATTCGACTTTGTGAGGAACTCGAGGGTCCAAAACATCGAATCAGTCAACAGCAAGAGCTCCCATTTCAACGTTTTCGCCTGCGAAAACCTAACCATAAGCCACGTGAAGCTCTCTGCGCCCGCAGACAGCCCCAACACCGACGGAATCCACATTGGCAGCTCGAGAAGCGTCACGATAACAAACTCCCTCATTGGCACGGGAGACGACTGCGTGTCCATGGTCTCCGGCAGCCAAGACATCAAGGTGAACGACGTCGTCTGTGGGCCCGGCCACGGCATAAGCATCGGGAGCCTAGGGAGGGGCCACGAGCGCGAGTATGTCGAGGATATAACCGTTGCGAACTGCACCTTCATCGCCTCCGAAAACGGCGTTAGGATCAAAACATGGTCGCCCTCTTCATATAGCAAGGCTTCCAATTTAGTTTTCGAAAATATTATTATGAAAAATTCCAAAAATCCAGTTGTGATTGATCAGTACTACTGCCCCTCACCACATTGCTATATGCAG ggAAAATCAAGCTCGGATGTGCAAATAGAAGATGTGACATTTAAGAATATTAGAGGGGTGTCGAGCACGGAGGTTGCGTTGAATTTGCAGTGCAGCGAGGCTATGCCGTGCAAGAATGTGAAGCTCATCGACATAGACCTTGCGTACGAGGGTCCGGGGAGACGGGCCACGGCCCTTTGTTCACATGTTATTGGCTCCTCTTATGGCAAGCTTGTACCTGGGGGATGTGTGTag
- the LOC121743470 gene encoding bifunctional riboflavin kinase/FMN phosphatase-like — translation MGSAAENSSSDPQISAVIFDLDGTLLNTEDVTKNVLKNFLAKYGRVQDSEKEKKRLGMTFKESSLTIVDDYDLPLTTEEYVNEILPMYQGTWLLAKPLPGANRLMRHLHKHGVPFGLASNSLRKNIEGKISHHDGWKDNFSVILGSDEVKSGKPAPDLFLEAAKRMEMDPSCCLVIEDSIVGVKAGKAAKMKVVAVPSLENESDSYSIADSILHSLLEFQPEHWGLPEFDDWVDNALPTEPILLTGVLTNGLFQAHSDNGLTDLPSQIWGLYIGWAKLDGQVSKAVISISSKKTIQPCLLDVEHVASHDKEIQLLLVGYLRRSCSLGNMFNSPEIVDEDKVTADAALDLPEFSHKLFEC, via the exons ATGGGCTCCGCTGCGGAGAATTCGAGCTCCGATCCCCAAATTTCCGCCGTCATTTTCGATTTGGACGGCACCCTTTTGAACACAG AGGATGTTACGAAGAATGTGTTGAAGAATTTCTTGGCGAAATACGGGAGGGTGCAGGATAGTGAGAAGGAGAAGAAGCGATTGGGGATGACTTTCAAGGAATCGTCTCTTACAATTGTCGATGACTATGATCTCCCTCTCACCACCGAGGAATACGTGAACGAAATCTTGCCAATGTACCAGGGAAC GTGGCTATTGGCCAAACCACTTCCTGGGGCTAACCGTCTCATGAGACATCTGCACAAGCACGGTGTGCCATTTGGACTCGCTTCAAATTCTTTGAGGAAGAATATCGAGGGGAAAATATCTCACCATGATG GTTGGAAGGATAACTTCAGTGTCATTCTTGGAAGTGATGAGGTGAAATCAGGAAAGCCTGCTCCAGACTT ATTTCTGGAAGCTGCAAAAAGAATGGAAATGGATCCTTCATGCTGTCTTGTGATCGAAGACTCTAT TGTTGGTGTCAAAGCAGGCAAGGCTGCTAAAATGAAGGTTGTAGCTGTGCCATCACTTGAAAATGAATCTGATTCGTATTCAATCGCTGACTCAATACTGCACTCACTCCTAGAGTTTCAGCCAGAACATTGGGGTCTTCCCGAGTTTGATGATT GGGTTGATAATGCTTTGCCTACAGAACCTATTCTTCTCACGGGTGTCCTTACCAACGGGCTTTTTCAGGCACACTCAG ATAATGGATTGACTGACCTTCCGAGTCAAATATGGGGACTATACATCGGCTGGGCCAAATTAGATGGGCAGGTCTCGAAGGCTGTAATCAGCATCTCTTCTAAGAAAACAATC CAACCATGTCTGCTCGATGTAGAACATGTTGCAAGTCACGACAAGGAGATACAGTTGCTGCTCGTGGGCTACCTACGAAGATCATGCAGTCTG GGGAATATGTTTAACAGCCCAGAGATTGTTGATGAAGACAAAGTGACAGCTGATGCTGCTTTAGATTTGCCTGAATTTTCTCATAAATTATTTGAATGTTGA